One Bradyrhizobium sp. ISRA464 genomic window carries:
- a CDS encoding ABC transporter substrate-binding protein: MRRKRSTFAAWAALALALAVTPATAQSHYGPGATGHEIKIGTTTPYSGPASAYSAGAISITAYFAMINDQGGVNGRKINFISLDDAYSPPKTVEQIRRLIESDEVLFLVNPVGTAPNMAVVKYINQKRVPHLFVGSGATIFNDPGHYPWTMSWTPHYASEGEIYAKYILSTLPDAKIGILAQNDDLGRDYVMGFKHGLGDKAATMIVSQQTYNTSDPTVDSQIVSLRAAGANVLFIASVPKFAAQAIRKAYDIDWHPQEFLSSVGSSIAGAIRPAGFEAAKGVISAAYQKDPADPQWKDDPAMKAWNLWMDKYNPHVDKSDYYAPYGYNIGYAVVQILKQCGNDLTRENIMKQASHLDMELPLLLPGIRLRTSPTDLRPIKQMRLVRFNGQRYVLFSDVLESN, translated from the coding sequence ATGAGGAGGAAACGTTCGACGTTCGCGGCATGGGCGGCGCTCGCGCTTGCCCTTGCCGTTACACCGGCCACGGCGCAATCGCATTACGGGCCCGGCGCCACCGGCCACGAGATCAAGATCGGGACCACAACGCCCTATAGCGGCCCGGCGTCGGCCTATTCGGCCGGTGCCATCTCGATCACCGCCTATTTCGCGATGATCAACGATCAGGGCGGCGTGAACGGCCGCAAGATCAACTTCATCAGCCTTGACGATGCCTACAGCCCGCCCAAGACGGTCGAGCAGATCCGCCGCCTGATCGAGAGCGACGAGGTGTTGTTTCTCGTCAACCCGGTCGGCACCGCACCCAACATGGCCGTGGTCAAATACATCAATCAGAAGCGGGTGCCGCATCTGTTCGTCGGATCTGGCGCGACCATCTTCAACGATCCCGGGCACTATCCGTGGACGATGAGCTGGACGCCGCATTACGCGTCCGAGGGCGAGATTTACGCCAAATATATCCTGTCGACGCTTCCCGACGCGAAGATCGGCATCCTCGCGCAGAACGACGATCTCGGCCGCGACTACGTGATGGGCTTCAAGCACGGGCTCGGCGACAAGGCCGCGACGATGATCGTGTCGCAGCAAACCTATAACACCAGCGATCCCACGGTGGACTCGCAGATCGTGTCGCTCAGGGCCGCCGGCGCCAATGTGCTGTTCATTGCCTCGGTGCCGAAGTTCGCTGCGCAAGCCATCCGCAAGGCCTATGATATCGACTGGCACCCGCAGGAATTCCTCTCCAGCGTCGGCTCCTCGATCGCAGGCGCGATCCGCCCGGCCGGATTCGAGGCTGCGAAGGGCGTGATCTCGGCGGCCTATCAGAAAGACCCCGCCGATCCGCAATGGAAGGACGATCCGGCCATGAAGGCCTGGAACCTCTGGATGGATAAGTACAACCCGCACGTCGACAAGAGCGACTATTACGCACCCTACGGCTACAATATCGGCTATGCCGTGGTGCAAATCCTCAAGCAGTGCGGCAACGACCTGACGCGCGAGAACATCATGAAGCAGGCCTCGCATCTCGACATGGAGTTGCCGCTGCTGCTGCCCGGCATCCGGTTGCGGACCTCGCCGACCGACCTGCGGCCGATCAAGCAGATGCGTCTCGTCCGGTTCAACGGCCAGCGCTACGTGCTGTTCAGCGACGTGCTTGAGAGCAACTAG
- the gmk gene encoding guanylate kinase — translation MTAQGFDGVDRRGLMFVLSSPSGAGKTTLSRMLIDRMPGLKMSVSATTRPMRPGEVEGRDYFFVDKAKFEAMAKQGELLEWATVFDNCYGTPRQPVEAALSAGQDVLFDIDWQGTQQLREKARADVVSVFILPPSAADLEKRLHTRAQDSEEVIRGRMNRATHELSHWAEYDYIVVNQNVDDAFAEVQSILKAERLKRERRTGLTEFVRGLQRQLEK, via the coding sequence ATGACGGCGCAGGGTTTTGATGGCGTGGACCGGCGCGGACTGATGTTCGTGTTGTCGTCGCCCTCGGGCGCCGGCAAGACGACGCTGTCGCGCATGCTGATCGACCGCATGCCCGGGCTGAAGATGTCGGTGTCGGCAACCACGCGGCCGATGCGGCCGGGCGAGGTCGAGGGCCGCGACTATTTCTTCGTCGACAAGGCGAAGTTCGAGGCGATGGCCAAGCAGGGCGAGCTGCTCGAATGGGCCACCGTGTTCGACAATTGCTACGGCACGCCGCGCCAGCCGGTCGAGGCCGCGCTGTCAGCCGGCCAGGACGTGCTGTTCGACATCGACTGGCAGGGCACGCAGCAATTGCGTGAGAAGGCGCGCGCCGATGTGGTCAGCGTCTTCATTCTGCCGCCGTCGGCCGCCGATCTCGAGAAGCGGCTGCACACCCGTGCGCAGGATTCGGAAGAAGTCATCCGCGGCCGGATGAACCGTGCCACGCACGAGCTGAGCCACTGGGCGGAATACGACTACATCGTCGTCAACCAGAACGTCGACGACGCCTTCGCCGAGGTGCAGTCGATCCTGAAGGCGGAGCGGCTCAAGCGCGAACGGCGCACGGGCCTCACCGAATTCGTGCGCGGCCTGCAGCGCCAGCTCGAGAAATAG
- a CDS encoding YicC/YloC family endoribonuclease — protein sequence MALSSMTGFARSHGASGPYTFEWELKSVNAKGYDLRLRLPPGWDELEAFAKKRAAELLSRGTVYANLSVKRTDAAQTIRINEEVLEAVVKVAGTLAQRIDAVAPSIDGLLGIKGVIEVVEPERNEEEDKAARDAAAKAFEQALTSLVEMRRREGDALGQILMQRMDEIERLAKRAEAAPGRKPEAIKARLAEQIAALLETSDRFDADRLSQEAILIATKADIREELDRIASHVAQAREMIVKGGPVGRRLDFLAQEFNREVNTCCSKSNDVELTNTGLEMKNVVEQFREQVQNLE from the coding sequence ATGGCGCTGTCGAGCATGACTGGCTTTGCCCGAAGCCATGGCGCAAGCGGTCCCTATACGTTCGAGTGGGAGCTGAAGTCGGTCAATGCCAAGGGCTATGACCTGCGGTTGCGGCTGCCGCCCGGATGGGACGAACTGGAGGCCTTCGCCAAGAAGCGCGCCGCCGAGTTGCTGTCGCGCGGTACGGTCTATGCCAATCTCAGCGTCAAGCGCACCGATGCAGCGCAGACCATCCGCATCAATGAGGAGGTGCTGGAAGCCGTCGTGAAGGTCGCCGGTACGCTCGCGCAGCGGATCGATGCGGTGGCGCCGAGCATCGACGGCCTGCTCGGCATCAAGGGCGTCATCGAGGTGGTCGAGCCTGAAAGGAACGAGGAAGAGGACAAGGCGGCGCGCGACGCAGCGGCCAAAGCCTTCGAGCAGGCGCTCACCAGTCTCGTGGAGATGCGCCGCCGCGAGGGCGATGCGCTCGGCCAGATCCTGATGCAGCGGATGGACGAGATCGAACGGCTGGCCAAGCGTGCCGAGGCCGCGCCGGGCCGCAAGCCCGAGGCGATCAAGGCGCGGCTCGCCGAACAGATCGCGGCGCTGCTGGAGACCTCGGATCGCTTCGACGCCGACCGGCTCAGCCAAGAGGCGATCCTGATCGCCACCAAGGCCGACATCCGCGAGGAGCTCGACCGCATCGCCTCGCATGTTGCCCAGGCGCGCGAGATGATCGTGAAGGGCGGGCCGGTCGGGCGGCGGCTCGACTTCCTCGCGCAGGAGTTCAATCGCGAGGTCAACACCTGTTGCTCGAAGTCGAACGATGTCGAGCTGACAAACACCGGGCTCGAGATGAAGAATGTGGTCGAGCAATTCCGTGAGCAGGTCCAGAATCTGGAGTGA
- the mltG gene encoding endolytic transglycosylase MltG, with amino-acid sequence MSERPPISPRSPRAALEPEQVPPPPKRSDRARNPFVIVGNAIFTILIILMIGAGATYYYGKQTLEAPGPLQEDKVVNIPARAGKRDIADVLSREGVINVNPWIFIGSVFALKASSDLKPGEYSFQKNASLRDVIATIVEGKVVQHAVTIPEGLTSEQIVARLSDNDIFTGSVREIPREGTLLPETYKFPRGTTRDQVIQRMQQAQKRVLAEIWERRNPDTPLKSPEQLVTLASIVEKETGRADERSRVAAVFVNRLRQKMKLQSDPTIIYGLVGGKGTLGRPIKRSEITQPSPYNTYVIDGLPPGPIANPGRASLEATANPARTRDLFFVADGTGGHTFTETYDQHAKNVAKLRSMEKQIQNDTVEPADDPPPPAAAAPGAADTNPTAATPPKPTNRRKPRGRQGAAQQTNSLPVVQR; translated from the coding sequence ATGAGTGAGAGGCCGCCCATTTCACCAAGGAGTCCGCGTGCTGCGCTGGAGCCTGAGCAGGTTCCCCCGCCGCCGAAGCGCTCGGATCGTGCCCGCAATCCGTTCGTGATTGTCGGCAATGCCATCTTCACCATCCTGATCATCCTGATGATCGGGGCTGGAGCGACCTACTACTACGGCAAGCAGACGCTGGAGGCGCCCGGGCCGCTGCAGGAAGACAAGGTCGTCAACATCCCGGCCCGCGCCGGCAAGCGTGACATCGCCGACGTGCTGTCGCGCGAGGGCGTGATCAACGTCAATCCCTGGATCTTCATCGGCAGCGTGTTCGCGCTGAAGGCAAGCTCGGACCTGAAGCCCGGCGAGTACTCGTTCCAGAAGAATGCGAGCCTGCGCGACGTCATCGCCACCATCGTCGAGGGCAAGGTGGTGCAGCATGCCGTCACCATCCCGGAAGGCCTGACCTCGGAGCAGATCGTGGCGCGGCTCTCCGACAACGACATCTTCACCGGCTCGGTGCGCGAGATCCCGCGCGAGGGAACGTTGCTGCCGGAGACCTACAAGTTCCCGCGCGGCACCACGCGCGATCAGGTGATCCAGCGCATGCAGCAGGCGCAGAAGCGCGTGCTCGCCGAGATCTGGGAACGCCGCAATCCGGATACGCCGTTGAAGTCGCCGGAGCAGCTGGTGACGCTGGCGTCGATCGTGGAGAAGGAAACCGGGCGCGCCGACGAGCGCAGCCGCGTGGCCGCGGTCTTCGTCAATCGCCTGCGCCAGAAGATGAAGCTGCAATCCGACCCGACTATCATCTACGGGCTGGTTGGCGGCAAGGGAACGCTGGGACGGCCGATCAAGCGCAGCGAGATCACGCAGCCGTCGCCCTACAACACCTATGTGATCGACGGCCTGCCGCCCGGGCCGATCGCCAATCCCGGCCGCGCCTCGCTGGAGGCAACCGCCAATCCCGCGCGCACGCGTGACCTGTTCTTCGTTGCCGACGGCACCGGTGGTCACACCTTCACCGAAACCTACGACCAGCACGCCAAGAATGTCGCCAAGCTGCGCTCGATGGAAAAGCAGATCCAGAACGACACCGTCGAGCCTGCGGATGATCCGCCGCCGCCGGCTGCCGCGGCGCCGGGAGCGGCCGATACCAATCCCACGGCGGCCACGCCGCCGAAGCCCACCAATCGGAGGAAGCCGCGCGGTCGTCAGGGCGCGGCCCAGCAGACCAATTCGCTGCCGGTGGTGCAGCGCTGA
- the fabF gene encoding beta-ketoacyl-ACP synthase II: MRRVVVTGLGMVTPLGCGVDATWTRILAGQSGAKKIDTFDVSDLPSQIACSIPRGDGADGTFNPDQWMEPKDQRKVDDFIIFAMCAAKQALDDANWHPTSEEDKCATGTLIGSGIGGLSGIADTAILLKERGPRKVSPFFIPGRLINLASGYVSIEHGLKGPNHSVVTACSTGAHAIGDGARLIALGDADVMVAGGTESPICRIGMAGFCAARALSTGFNDTPQKASRPYDKDRDGFVMGEGAGIVILEEYEHAKKRGAKIYAEVTGYGLSGDAYHITSPSPDGDGGFRSMSAALKRAGLTAADIDYINAHGTSTLVGDEIELGAVERLLGNAASKVSMSSTKSATGHLLGAAGAIEAIFAILAIRDNVVPPTINLDNPSVQTAIDLVPHTSRKRDVNVALSNSFGFGGTNASVIVQRVT, translated from the coding sequence ATGAGACGTGTTGTCGTCACGGGGCTGGGCATGGTTACGCCGCTCGGCTGCGGCGTCGACGCAACCTGGACACGCATTCTCGCCGGACAGAGCGGCGCGAAGAAGATCGATACGTTCGACGTGTCCGACCTGCCGAGCCAGATTGCCTGTTCCATTCCGCGTGGCGATGGGGCCGATGGCACCTTCAATCCCGATCAGTGGATGGAGCCGAAGGACCAGCGCAAGGTCGACGACTTCATCATCTTCGCGATGTGCGCGGCCAAGCAGGCGCTCGACGATGCCAATTGGCATCCAACCTCCGAAGAAGACAAGTGCGCGACCGGCACGCTGATCGGCTCCGGCATCGGCGGCCTCTCGGGCATTGCCGATACCGCGATCCTGCTGAAGGAGCGCGGGCCGCGGAAAGTGTCGCCGTTCTTCATTCCCGGTCGTCTCATCAACCTGGCATCGGGCTACGTCTCGATCGAGCATGGCCTCAAGGGGCCGAACCATTCGGTCGTCACCGCATGTTCGACCGGCGCGCATGCGATCGGCGACGGCGCGCGGCTGATCGCGCTCGGCGATGCCGACGTGATGGTGGCGGGCGGCACCGAATCGCCAATCTGCCGCATCGGCATGGCCGGCTTCTGCGCGGCGCGCGCGCTCTCCACCGGCTTCAACGACACGCCGCAGAAGGCCTCGCGCCCCTACGACAAGGATCGCGACGGCTTCGTGATGGGCGAGGGCGCCGGCATCGTGATCCTCGAGGAATACGAGCACGCGAAGAAGCGCGGCGCAAAGATTTACGCCGAGGTGACCGGCTACGGCCTGTCGGGTGACGCCTATCACATCACCTCGCCCTCGCCGGACGGCGATGGTGGCTTCCGCAGCATGAGCGCGGCGCTGAAGCGCGCCGGTCTGACCGCCGCCGACATCGACTATATCAACGCGCACGGCACCTCGACGCTGGTCGGTGACGAGATCGAGCTCGGCGCGGTCGAGCGTTTGCTCGGCAATGCCGCCTCGAAGGTCTCGATGTCGTCGACCAAATCGGCGACCGGCCATCTGCTCGGCGCGGCGGGCGCGATCGAGGCGATCTTCGCGATCCTTGCGATTCGCGACAACGTGGTACCGCCGACCATCAATCTCGATAATCCGTCGGTTCAAACGGCGATCGATCTTGTGCCTCACACGTCGCGCAAGCGTGACGTCAATGTGGCATTGTCCAATTCATTCGGTTTCGGGGGGACCAACGCCTCTGTGATCGTGCAGCGCGTGACCTAA
- a CDS encoding acyl carrier protein, with translation MSEIGERVKKIVVEHLGVEPDKVVDSASFIDDLGADSLDTVELVMAFEEEFGCEIPDDAAETILTVGDATKFLEKNAKS, from the coding sequence ATGAGTGAGATTGGCGAGCGGGTTAAGAAGATTGTGGTCGAACACCTCGGTGTCGAACCGGACAAGGTGGTCGATAGCGCAAGTTTCATCGATGACCTCGGCGCCGACAGCCTCGACACGGTCGAGCTCGTGATGGCTTTTGAAGAAGAGTTCGGTTGCGAGATTCCCGACGATGCCGCGGAAACGATTTTGACCGTCGGCGACGCGACCAAGTTTCTCGAGAAGAACGCGAAGAGCTGA
- the fabG gene encoding 3-oxoacyl-[acyl-carrier-protein] reductase, translating into MFDLTGRTALVTGATGGIGGAIAQALHAQGATVAISGTRREVLDGFAAKLGDRVHVLPCNLSSKDEVEALVPAAEAAMGQVDILVANAGITRDNLFVQLRDEDWDDVIAVNLTATFRLARAATKLMMRKRFGRIIAITSIVGVTGNPGQGNYTASKAGIIGLIKTLGAEYAKRGVTANCIAPGFIKTPMTDALNEKQRETILAKVPAARLGTPEDIAAAAVYLASNEAGYVTGQTIHVNGGMAMI; encoded by the coding sequence ATGTTTGATCTGACTGGCAGGACGGCGCTCGTCACGGGTGCGACCGGAGGCATCGGCGGCGCGATCGCGCAGGCGCTGCATGCACAGGGCGCAACGGTCGCGATCTCGGGCACGCGGCGCGAGGTGCTGGACGGCTTCGCCGCCAAGCTCGGCGACCGCGTTCACGTGTTGCCCTGCAATCTCTCCAGCAAGGACGAGGTCGAGGCATTGGTGCCGGCGGCGGAAGCGGCGATGGGGCAGGTCGACATTCTCGTCGCCAACGCCGGTATCACGCGCGACAACCTGTTCGTGCAGCTGCGCGACGAGGATTGGGATGACGTCATCGCGGTCAACCTGACGGCAACCTTCCGATTGGCGCGCGCCGCGACAAAGCTGATGATGCGCAAGCGCTTCGGCCGGATCATCGCGATCACCTCGATCGTCGGCGTTACCGGCAATCCGGGGCAGGGCAACTACACCGCGTCGAAGGCCGGCATCATCGGCCTGATCAAGACGCTGGGCGCCGAATATGCCAAGCGCGGCGTGACCGCCAACTGCATCGCGCCGGGCTTCATCAAGACGCCGATGACGGACGCGCTCAACGAGAAGCAGCGCGAAACCATCCTGGCGAAGGTTCCTGCGGCGCGACTCGGGACGCCCGAAGACATCGCTGCCGCGGCCGTCTACCTGGCCTCCAACGAAGCCGGTTACGTCACCGGACAGACCATTCACGTCAATGGCGGGATGGCCATGATTTGA
- the fabD gene encoding ACP S-malonyltransferase, whose protein sequence is MTAAFTFPGQGSQAVGMGKALAEAFPVAKAVFDEVDSALGEKLTATIWDGPAETLQLTENAQPALMAVSIATLRVLESEAGFSVGRDAAFVAGHSLGEYSALAAAGSLTVSDTARLLRTRGLAMQKAVPVGAGAMAALLGLDYEAAVAVANEAAQGQVCQAANDNGGGQVVVSGDKAAVDRAVEIAKTRGAKRAMLLPVSAPFHCKLMQPAADAMAQALAGVTIKPPAAPLVSNVLASAITDPDEIRRRLVEQVTGTVRWRESVAYMAGQGVTRFFEIGAGKVLSGLVKRIADGAVGVSVGGPNDIAAAKDALAASA, encoded by the coding sequence ATGACGGCAGCATTTACGTTTCCCGGGCAGGGCTCGCAGGCGGTCGGGATGGGCAAGGCCCTGGCCGAGGCCTTTCCGGTCGCCAAGGCGGTGTTCGACGAGGTCGATTCCGCGCTGGGCGAGAAGCTGACCGCGACGATCTGGGACGGCCCGGCCGAGACGCTGCAGCTCACCGAGAACGCGCAGCCGGCCCTGATGGCGGTCTCGATCGCGACCTTGCGCGTGCTGGAGAGCGAAGCCGGCTTTTCAGTCGGCCGTGACGCCGCCTTCGTCGCCGGGCACTCGCTCGGCGAGTATTCGGCGCTGGCCGCGGCCGGCAGTCTGACCGTCAGCGACACCGCGCGCCTGCTGCGCACCCGCGGTCTTGCGATGCAGAAGGCGGTACCGGTGGGCGCCGGCGCGATGGCCGCGCTGCTCGGGCTCGACTATGAGGCGGCCGTGGCGGTCGCCAACGAGGCGGCGCAGGGGCAGGTGTGCCAGGCCGCCAACGACAATGGCGGCGGACAGGTCGTGGTGTCCGGCGACAAGGCCGCCGTGGATCGCGCGGTCGAAATCGCCAAGACCAGGGGCGCCAAGCGCGCGATGCTGCTGCCGGTGTCGGCACCCTTCCACTGCAAGCTGATGCAGCCGGCGGCCGATGCGATGGCGCAGGCGCTGGCCGGCGTCACCATCAAGCCGCCCGCGGCGCCGCTCGTCTCCAACGTGCTGGCCTCCGCCATCACCGACCCCGACGAGATCCGCCGTCGCCTGGTCGAACAGGTCACCGGCACCGTGCGCTGGCGCGAGTCGGTTGCCTATATGGCAGGGCAGGGCGTGACGCGATTCTTCGAGATCGGCGCCGGCAAGGTGCTGAGCGGGCTGGTCAAGCGCATCGCCGACGGCGCAGTCGGCGTGTCCGTCGGCGGTCCGAACGATATTGCTGCGGCCAAGGACGCATTGGCAGCGTCGGCGTAA
- a CDS encoding fatty acid desaturase family protein encodes MTALRMRAREFLTEDELVAVRQRATWKGVALIAHAWALILGAIALVAWWPNPLTYLLAVAIIGSRQLGLAILMHDGAHGCLSADEKTNLALSQWFCAYPIFAETRGYRRYHLQHHARTQQEDDPDLVLSAPFPITRLSYRRKFFRDITGQTGYQQRKAQLLNALGPKEWPLSRRAANFWDKLGPQCLTNAVLFAGLAAAGVWWAYPLLWLVPLLTWMMVITRIRNIAEHAVVPDSSDPLRNTRTTHANFLERLFIAPYYVNYHLEHHLLFYVPCYNLPRVHRILSRSRYADRMEVQPGYAAVLRLATGRPDHEDRPGQLVNSARRARAGAKVNADQNAGGF; translated from the coding sequence ATGACCGCGCTTCGCATGCGTGCCCGCGAGTTCCTGACCGAGGACGAACTGGTTGCGGTCCGGCAGCGCGCGACATGGAAGGGTGTCGCCCTGATCGCGCATGCATGGGCGCTGATCCTGGGCGCGATCGCGCTCGTGGCGTGGTGGCCCAATCCGCTGACCTATCTGCTTGCCGTTGCGATCATCGGCTCGCGCCAGCTCGGGCTTGCGATCCTGATGCATGACGGTGCGCATGGCTGCCTGTCGGCGGACGAGAAGACCAACCTCGCGCTGAGCCAATGGTTCTGCGCTTATCCGATCTTCGCCGAGACCCGCGGATATCGCCGCTATCATCTGCAGCATCACGCGCGCACGCAGCAGGAGGACGATCCGGACCTCGTGTTGTCGGCGCCGTTTCCAATCACGCGGCTGAGCTATCGTCGCAAGTTCTTCCGCGATATCACCGGCCAGACCGGCTACCAGCAGCGCAAGGCGCAACTGCTCAACGCGCTTGGGCCGAAGGAATGGCCGTTGTCGCGGCGCGCCGCGAATTTCTGGGACAAGCTCGGGCCGCAATGCCTGACCAATGCGGTGCTGTTCGCGGGCCTCGCCGCTGCCGGCGTGTGGTGGGCCTATCCGCTGCTCTGGCTGGTGCCGCTCCTGACCTGGATGATGGTGATCACGCGCATCCGCAACATCGCCGAGCATGCCGTCGTGCCCGACAGCTCCGATCCCTTGCGCAATACCCGCACCACGCACGCGAATTTTCTCGAGCGTCTTTTTATCGCGCCCTATTACGTCAACTACCATCTCGAGCATCACCTGCTGTTCTACGTGCCCTGCTACAACCTGCCGCGCGTCCATCGCATCCTGAGCAGGAGCCGATATGCCGACCGGATGGAGGTGCAGCCGGGCTACGCCGCCGTGCTGCGGCTCGCGACCGGCAGGCCTGACCACGAGGATCGGCCGGGGCAACTGGTCAACAGCGCGCGCCGGGCAAGGGCGGGCGCGAAGGTTAATGCCGACCAGAACGCCGGCGGCTTCTAG
- a CDS encoding TetR/AcrR family transcriptional regulator C-terminal domain-containing protein: MGSETAIGMPAPDPKHAVRATRSAGRKMRSLLLDGASRLFKERGLSGTSISDIAAAADAFPSQITYYFRTKEALFVEAACRDMLYLARATEQAALKAHTPRDYTHVLAETVTTTDTVAFFAEALTLTRRRQDLAPLVERTIERLHSEGARAYAGQVERHGWRTLRAPEESSRRFWAVAIGVIVEGFAMGRAPEEMCRELLRALGEQATATSAHEATRLRLVGDSSTSPSSDGETST, from the coding sequence ATGGGTTCGGAGACCGCTATCGGCATGCCTGCGCCCGATCCGAAGCACGCGGTCCGCGCGACACGGTCGGCGGGCCGCAAGATGCGCTCCCTGCTGCTCGATGGCGCCAGCCGCCTGTTCAAGGAACGGGGACTGTCCGGGACCTCGATCTCCGATATCGCCGCGGCGGCCGACGCCTTTCCCAGCCAGATCACCTATTACTTCCGCACCAAGGAGGCGCTGTTCGTGGAGGCCGCCTGCCGCGACATGCTCTATCTGGCGCGCGCGACCGAACAGGCCGCCCTCAAGGCCCACACGCCGCGCGACTACACGCATGTGCTGGCCGAGACCGTGACCACGACCGACACGGTCGCCTTCTTCGCCGAAGCCTTGACCCTGACGAGGCGCCGGCAGGACCTCGCGCCGCTGGTCGAACGCACCATCGAGCGGTTGCACAGCGAAGGCGCGCGCGCCTATGCGGGCCAGGTCGAGCGGCATGGCTGGCGAACGCTGCGCGCGCCCGAGGAGAGCTCGCGGCGATTCTGGGCGGTCGCGATTGGCGTGATCGTCGAAGGCTTTGCGATGGGCCGCGCGCCCGAAGAGATGTGCCGCGAGCTCCTGCGGGCGCTCGGCGAGCAGGCGACGGCGACATCGGCACATGAGGCCACGCGGCTCCGCCTGGTCGGCGATTCCAGCACTTCACCCTCATCGGACGGGGAGACAAGCACATGA
- the rpsF gene encoding 30S ribosomal protein S6: protein MPLYEHVFLARQDASTQQVDELTTQVTGIVEQGGGKVTKTENWGVRSLTYRMNKNRKAHFVLMNIDAPSAVVTEIERQERINEDVIRYLTVRVEEHEEGPSAMMRKADRDRERDDRGGGFRGDREGGGFRGDREGGFRGDRGPRRPREEDAATEE, encoded by the coding sequence ATGCCTCTTTACGAGCATGTTTTCCTCGCGCGTCAGGACGCGAGCACCCAGCAGGTCGATGAACTGACCACCCAGGTGACCGGTATCGTCGAACAGGGCGGCGGCAAGGTCACCAAAACCGAGAATTGGGGCGTGCGCTCCCTCACCTACCGCATGAACAAGAACCGCAAGGCGCACTTCGTGCTGATGAACATCGACGCTCCGTCGGCTGTCGTCACCGAAATCGAGCGCCAGGAGCGGATCAACGAAGACGTCATCCGCTACCTGACCGTGCGCGTCGAAGAGCACGAGGAAGGCCCGTCGGCGATGATGCGCAAGGCCGACCGTGACCGCGAACGCGATGACCGCGGCGGCGGCTTCCGCGGCGACCGCGAAGGCGGTGGCTTCCGTGGTGACCGCGAAGGCGGTTTCCGTGGTGACCGTGGCCCGCGCCGTCCGCGCGAAGAAGACGCAGCGACCGAGGAGTAA
- the rpsR gene encoding 30S ribosomal protein S18 translates to MADAGARRPFFRRRKSCPFTGANAPKIDYKDSKLLMRYVSERGKIVPSRITAVSAKKQRELARAIKRARFLGLLPYVIR, encoded by the coding sequence ATGGCTGACGCTGGTGCCCGCCGTCCGTTTTTCCGTCGCCGCAAGTCCTGCCCGTTCACGGGCGCGAATGCGCCGAAGATCGACTACAAGGATTCCAAGCTTTTGATGCGTTACGTCTCGGAGCGCGGCAAGATCGTGCCGAGCCGCATCACGGCCGTCTCCGCCAAGAAGCAGCGTGAACTCGCCCGCGCCATCAAGCGCGCGCGTTTCCTCGGCCTCTTGCCCTACGTTATCAGGTAA